The genomic window aatattaaataatatcataatctaatatatatatataaaatacgcATTTTAAAAGCGCAAGTTATAAATTCAACATATCTTATGATTTCTttgaaaaacattatatattaagtaatagaaaaaaaaatatttcataaaatttgttgaataaaaatgataaaatttaaattatgaaacatattttttattatttatgcattaacattttgctattattatttattcacgTATTAGTATAACTCTCTTATAGGTgttcttataaaattaaaaaaatatatatataatttgaatattttttatgttactcTATTTCATTGTTCTTATTCCCATAaactttttatgtttatatattcctttgaacttttctttttctttttttccgtTAAGTGTtaaattgtttaaaaattttcattcatatatatcatttcaCTTCAATAAAGTATCTTTCGAATACACTTGAATTTGTCCTTATCTATATATAGGATGTATCATCCTACTTTATATCAGGATGTTTCTGATAAgtccttattttttatagaatttatatatgtattatctTCTCTTATCCAATCATTCAATTCATGTATAAAAGTGTGTCTCCCTTTATTCTCATAAATATCCTCATTTTCCCTGTATTCCAAAACGTTTCCTTTATCTTCATTTATGTCTTCTATAATTTCTGATTTTacatatgaatttttttctatcttGCATTCATATATAGAACTATCCAAATAtgattcattattttctatGTTCTCCTCTTTTCTGCATTCTTCTAATACCATCATAAGTACAAGTATGCACAGTTTTTGTagtaattgtttttttatgtatttatatagttcttcattatattcttttttcttcaattCTTCCAAATTTGTTATTGTCATATCCTTTTTAGTTTCGTAATTTACGCATTCATCTATCATATTTTTCAGTCCTTCCGTCATTAACTTATGCCAATCCTTTTCTATATATTGTCCTATAACTATAACCTTCTTTGATATCCATTTTGTCCATGCATCTTTCTCTATTTCTGAAGATggaacttttttatatttatttgaaagTTTTTTctctaatattttatttctttttatggaATCTCGTTCACTCTtccattcatttttcaaGCTATTAAAccaatattctttttttaatttttcagaGAGATTTTTATGTCTTTCTGCCCATTTATTccatagaattttttttttatcagtaTCATTTCTAcacttattattttctattattatttcatcattttttaaattatgatgggaattatatttttcttgtcTAAACTCTTCTAAACATATTGCTAAAAATTCGCCTATATCGGATTCCCATACTTCATTTTTGTACTCTTCTAGTACTTCCATATGTACTTCAATAATAGTTTTTGACACAtccttctttttctttattttttttacatttgttTCTAAGTTTTgctcatttattattattttttttatgttttcttcattattatatgttgaGGGTTCTAAGTTATCATAtgttaaaaacatattttttctgcCAGGATATGAAGGTACTAATATTCGCAGTAGTTTCAAATGTTTTCgtttaatatgttttttttttttttttaaaatcaaTGGCATATGCTAAAATATAAGGAAGGAGCATTTATAAAATGGTGAATTGCAGTAATcaaagtatataatatttttacaaatttagttttatattactttaataaaaagggaaaatataataataataataatgcttATTAATATAggtgatatatatttatcagaGATATTTCCTGCTGATTCTGTATCATGAGtttagatatatatgttatatattgtaattatttcaaaaaaagagaaataagtAGTATTAATGGTACCTGTAATTTTAGGGAGTTCAAGATGAAAAGGAGAAGGAGAGCCATTAATTAATGGTTTAAAAGGTATGGAAGAAATACTTTTATCAGTTTTTTCTGATGTTGCCTGATGCTGGAATGTTGTTTTTGCACCTGCAGATTCAAAACCTTTATGATTATGTGATTGTGGAACATTTATAGGTTGTGCTTTCGTATTTTCATTAGATGGAGTTACAAGAGTTGGGTCACTGAAAAGCGATGCTTTGTCAACATGATGTTTCTGTTCCTTTGATGGCATCAATCCGTTTTCTGTATGCATCTCTCCTGGAGATAGAGTTTCTCCTGAAAGTGGTTTTTCTACTGGAGTTATCTGTTCGGACGAATCTTCATATTTTGGCTGAGATTGCTCTTGTGGTTCAGGTGAATTCTGTTCTGCCAACGAACTttcgttttgttttttttctggAACTCCAATATGTATAGTTGGAGCCGAGGACTTGCACTCaataattttagtaaatGTGCTAGTATTCTGTATATTGCATGTTTTTTCTAGAAGTtggtataattttttttttcttgtgcAATCCTTATGAAGAATTTTTCTGTTAGTACTAAAATGTTGTTGTCTTTCTGTTATCCACACCTTGTATTCCTTACATTTACTTAAACAATTAACATCATTATTACAATTGTATGTACTACTATTATCTACTCTAAAAGGATTTAGTTTATCAatatattcttcatttttttcacaGAAATCCTCTGCATCATAAACTAATTGTAAAAGTTCTTTTTCATCCTGATTTAAAATCATAAAACATCCGCCATGTTGAGATAACCCTCTATAGTACTGCTTGTACCAAGTCTTGATTGCTCCTTTccaaatatattctttaatatttgGGTACGGAGGCTTTGTATTAATCAGATAATGAGCCAATTCCTTAcatttatttctaaattcttctttattgttgtttctttttaaagAAGAAATTTCAGATTTAATTTTAGcttcaattttttgaaattgtGGATATGTACGGTATTCTAATGCTGTAGTACCATGAACACTCGAATTCTATAttcaaaagaattattagaaattatttaatcaTCAATATTGATTTTCATAGTATTATGCCtctatcatatataaatgattcatgaataaaattatatatcctaaaaagaaatgaatatTACCGAAGTAAAACAACTTTCCATAGTGGTCCTACATTAATGCACTAGTCGTTGTGTATAAAAAtctgaaatataaataaaaatttgtatctttttacttataaatattgtaatttctaattaatatatcatgaaaaaattaaattataaaattatcatttacataaagatttatatatgtactataaaataattgaatgaattactatttattttatacacgtaataattttttttaccttaaaTAAGTGTACTACAACTGGAGATATGACTtgatcatattttttaattaaatgaaaattacgtatatatttgtatttgtaattcttatactttttatgaaaaagaaattaaataactaacattaaaacattacatatatttacgtcAATACATGTATTAAGGttattctataaaaatttcattaatatacatattggAATTTGTTCTTCTTCCCTTATTATaggcaaatatatataaatgttattacttttattaatgtaaataattccTTTTATTCTTACGTTTTTCctgaaataaataatctatTAATAAAATCATTATTAGTGCtgattttattgttattccttttttttgaacttattttttttgtttaatttgtatataagatattataatgaagtaattgtttttttaaaattttttaatatttattatgttgtATGTACGAATgagaattaattaaatatatatataatactaaaTTGTTTCTATAATTGTAGAAAGTTcttatcattaaaatttatttgtgACACttagtattatatttatatgtattatcaAAAAATCTCTAATTTATGGTGTATACTAATCTGCTGAATAAATTTAGTAtggtataatttattatacatatattttttattgtattagGCTATTATACCTTTTAAATAAGAACCATTTCTACTGGAcaaacatataattaattaaaagtatattcaggagtattaaataatgaaaataatattggcTACATAtccaaaatatgaaaaaatatttaaagacaattatagaaaaattatttatataatgtagtttagaaaaatgtaaaataaattatagaagtaaaataaaaaataaaaacataataattgAATGTATatggaataatatattatattcgataaaacaaaaaatattaatgttttgttaatatttctCTGCAATTTTTGATAGAAATATTCTAataagtaaattaaaaatatattatattttattttgtttgtttatccatttaacaaaaagaaaataacttttttataataataaatatttatttagtatacaaaatgaaaaaggtcatgtattatttataatacattttaagacgcgaatatttaaatgaaattgaataacaatttaaatttataaataacagcgtagattattacaaattatatatattatttattatattaatgttatatatgcaaattatatatatgaaatattgaatagtcttaaaattataaaaaaacatatatgttaacgataaaattttgtatctaattacttcatatataaaataacgCCATTGTGGTTATCTTTAGTAAgccatttatattaaaatgttttattttaatttatttatattctttaatttatttatataaaatttagttTTTCGTTCttctgttatttttattataatctcttatatattacttaatttattttttttttaaacaagtTACTTAATAACAACATACAGTtgattataaataaaaataatttatcatgttttaaagtattatttatttatacttctgtatttgaatatattatacatatgtaaatataatatatatgatgaattaattaatatgGTTTAATATGGGTTAACAAAATTCATAGTATGATATTCtgaaatattttgaaaaaatttgaaaaaatctgcgtaaaattgtatttaaaatatttataaaaaaaaatatttgttttattattttataaatatgttaaaataaaatttttttctttgttaatatatttctttttatatttttaatatatattcacactTTTTGTACAGTaacttaatttatatatatattgtttttttatttaaaaatgatacaAAAGTAATAAGAATTcatatgaattaataaagTTTACTTCCtaatattatgaacatactatttgcttttttatataaaatataatttttattttaaaaataaatatatttttatgtagaaCTTTAACATAATATACGCTAATAGAAATGTTATACGCGTAAAAAGTATTACAGAatgaaacgaaaaaaaatatattagtgtAAATACATTCAGGATAATGAAGTTGAAATAAcaatttatacttttttcttatttaatatgttaaaaaacagaatataaaaactgtggtatatattataataaaaaggcacctatatatttaaatttacagTTAATGTTATTCAATGTAGagttcataattattaacataatgttatattttaagaagtctcaaaataataatataaatgaaaaataaaataaaataatttttttaagctaagtatatcttaattttaccgatattttataagttataaagataaatatatagtgtATCATATTATAAAAGGAACTTATTTTCATAAGTTTTTTAACGAATAAagcaatattttatatttatgcagATTATTGTAGTGTAAATTATATGATATCATTTTTATGCTTTAATCAGTATCATTTAATGTGGTTGGATCAAATAAGATTGTTCTATGCATAATTCattctttataaaattctATTGTTATAGTATGCATCCTTCAATAATTGAGATccctaatatatattatttcttataatttaataatcatagtataaaaactattatatatgtattaatcctaaattaatatataacatattattaatattaagaatttttatgtaattttcattattattttctttatttattgcatttattaatcacattatatttattgaattcTTGATTTGTACCTTTtgatatatttcttttatatatattttatgaatggATTCATATATGAAACACCATGTATCCTAAATATGTTAATGTTAAACAATAATTTGGATATTGTTTGTGCATTTaaacttaattattttttatatttatgtgtctACAGTACTCACAATTTtcgtaaaatattttcttttaatttcatttatttttttttttacgttacaaaattttttacatgaGTTTTATGGGtgaaatttttatagtaatattaGAAGAATACGAATGTACCATTGCATATATagtgttattattaataaaatattattctatccttttattttattgttctttttaatatacaattCAGCCAAATTGTTTAggatacttttttttatgcataaacacgtatataatttaacatttataaattaca from Plasmodium malariae genome assembly, chromosome: 13 includes these protein-coding regions:
- the PmUG01_13069000 gene encoding STP1 protein, giving the protein MESCFTSNSSVHGTTALEYRTYPQFQKIEAKIKSEISSLKRNNNKEEFRNKCKELAHYLINTKPPYPNIKEYIWKGAIKTWYKQYYRGLSQHGGCFMILNQDEKELLQLVYDAEDFCEKNEEYIDKLNPFRVDNSSTYNCNNDVNCLSKCKEYKVWITERQQHFSTNRKILHKDCTRKKKLYQLLEKTCNIQNTSTFTKIIECKSSAPTIHIGVPEKKQNESSLAEQNSPEPQEQSQPKYEDSSEQITPVEKPLSGETLSPGEMHTENGLMPSKEQKHHVDKASLFSDPTLVTPSNENTKAQPINVPQSHNHKGFESAGAKTTFQHQATSEKTDKSISSIPFKPLINGSPSPFHLELPKITESAGNISDKYISPILISIIIIIIFSLFIKHMPLILKKKKKHIKRKHLKLLRILVPSYPGRKNMFLTYDNLEPSTYNNEENIKKIIINEQNLETNVKKIKKKKDVSKTIIEVHMEVLEEYKNEVWESDIGEFLAICLEEFRQEKYNSHHNLKNDEIIIENNKCRNDTDKKKILWNKWAERHKNLSEKLKKEYWFNSLKNEWKSERDSIKRNKILEKKLSNKYKKVPSSEIEKDAWTKWISKKVIVIGQYIEKDWHKLMTEGLKNMIDECVNYETKKDMTITNLEELKKKEYNEELYKYIKKQLLQKLCILVLMMVLEECRKEENIENNESYLDSSIYECKIEKNSYVKSEIIEDINEDKGNVLEYRENEDIYENKGRHTFIHELNDWIREDNTYINSIKNKDLSETS